The following proteins are encoded in a genomic region of Primulina huaijiensis isolate GDHJ02 chromosome 3, ASM1229523v2, whole genome shotgun sequence:
- the LOC140972336 gene encoding NAC domain-containing protein 76-like isoform X2 yields MDPSMEHNSRVPPGFRFHPTDEELVGYYLRKKVVGQKIDFDVIRDIDLYRIEPWDLQDKCRIGYEEHREWYFFSHKDKKYPTGTRTNRATMVGFWKATGRDKAVYDKSRLIGMRKTLVFYKGRAPNGHKTDWIMHEYRLESEENGLPQAKGWVVCRAFKKRIITQTKGSILGWDSAYYYQDEPIGVSKIMSSIDQISKHTPLNSLAENLVFKQETDAAAETLNLVEYPDQFVQLPELDSPPLLTVKKPSSVTEIRASNEDDNGDYIKEYCKSKNVMDWRDLDRFVASQLSHGDAEYEGDRVSSFQDLLTCGEEGAKLNDAISSDICDIGICIFNK; encoded by the exons ATGGATCCGAGTATGGAGCATAATTCTCGTGTTCCGCCCGGGTTTCGGTTCCATCCGACGGATGAGGAGCTGGTCGGATACTATCTTAGGAAGAAGGTTGTTGGACAGAAGATAGATTTTGATGTTATAAGAGATATTGATCTGTATAGGATTGAACCATGGGATCTTCAAG ATAAATGTCGAATCGGGTACGAAGAGCATAGGGAGTGGTATTTCTTCAGTCACAAAGATAAGAAGTACCCAACTGGTACAAGGACTAACAGGGCCACGATGGTAGGGTTCTGGAAGGCCACCGGAAGAGATAAAGCAGTATATGATAAATCGAGACTTATCGGTATGAGGAAAACCCTAGTCTTCTACAAAGGAAGGGCACCAAATGGGCATAAAACTGACTGGATCATGCATGAGTACAGGCTTGAATCAGAAGAAAATGGTCTTCCTCAGGCAA AAGGCTGGGTGGTTTGCCGGGCATTCAAAAAACGAATCATAACCCAAACGAAGGGCTCCATTTTAGGGTGGGACTCAGCCTACTATTATCAAGACGAACCCATTGGTGTAAGCAAAATAATGAGTTCCATCGATCAAATATCGAAACACACACCCTTAAACAGTCTAGCCGAAAACTTGGTCTTCAAACAAGAAACAGATGCTGCCGCTGAAACCCTAAATCTAGTGGAGTACCCCGATCAATTCGTGCAGCTTCCAGAGCTAGATTCTCCGCCCCTTCTCACGGTAAAAAAACCTAGCTCCGTAACAGAAATACGTGCTAGCAATGAGGATGATAATGGTGATTACATAAAGGAATACTGTAAATCAAAGAATGTAATGGATTGGAGAGATCTTGACAGATTTGTTGCCTCTCAGCTTAGCCACGGAGATGCTGAATATGAAGGTGACAGGGTTTCGAGCTTTCAGGATTTGCTCACTTGTGGGGAAGAAGGAGCAAAGTTGAATGATGCAATCTCGAGTGATATTTGTGATATTGGAATTTGCATATTCAATAAATGA
- the LOC140974221 gene encoding protein BASIC PENTACYSTEINE6-like, producing MMDHNHFTIKTFMAITAERDAAIRERNMALEERKRAFQERDMAMLQRDAAIAERNAAMQERDEAIAALQFRENSGNEYDTLPDTSGHELPSGDKHIPYQQVHVSEAAFTPRESSRVDVLAVTEAPETAKSRKGRQPKDGKPTKSAKSARIGKRSSEGLSKPVNSVSSNGWNKERVLESNEEDLDKPVSWKDNLGLNQISFDDSAMPVPVCTCTGSPQPCYRWGSGGWQSACCTTTISMYPLPQAANRRYSRVGGRKMSGSAFSKLLNRLAAEGYDFSTPLDLKSHWAKHGTNRYSTLK from the exons atGATG GACCACAATCACTTTACCATAAAGACATTCATGGCCATCACGGCCGAGAGAGATGCTGCCATCCGAGAGAGGAACATGGCACTAGAGGAGAGAAAGAGGGCTTTCCAAGAGCGAGATATGGCGATGCTGCAGCGTGATGCTGCAATTGCTGAGCGAAATGCTGCCATGCAGGAGCGAGACGAAGCAATTGCTGCTCTGCAATTTCGAGAGAATTCAGGGAATGAATATGACACTCTCCCTGATACATCTGGACACGAACTACCCAGTGGAGATAAGCACATCCCATACCAGCAAGTCCATGTGTCTGAAGCAGCTTTTACTCCTAGAGAAAGTTCAAGAGTTGATGTGCTCGCTGTTACAGAGGCTCCTGAAAcagcaaaatcaagaaaagGAAGGCAGCCAAAAGATGGAAAACCAACCAAGTCAGCTAAATCTGCAAGAATTGGTAAAAGATCATCTGAAGGTTTGAGTAAGCCAGTTAACTCTGTGTCATCCAATGGTTGGAACAAGGAGCGAGTTTTGGAGAGCAATGAGGAGGACCTAGATAAGCCCGTTTCATGGAAAGATAATCTAGGTTTGAACCAAATAAGCTTCGATGACTCAGCCATGCCAGTACCGGTTTGCACATGCACAGGGTCGCCCCAACCTTGCTACAGATGGGGCAGTGGTGGATGGCAGTCAGCCTGCTGCACGACCACAATTTCAATGTATCCATTGCCTCAGGCGGCCAATAGACGCTACTCTCGCGTTGGTGGCCGAAAAATGAGTGGCAGTGCATTTAGCAAGTTGCTTAATCGGCTTGCTGCCGAGGGATATGACTTCTCTACTCCACTGGATCTTAAATCTCACTGGGCTAAGCATGGCACGAACCGTTACAGCACACTAAAATAG
- the LOC140972335 gene encoding endoglucanase 2-like, which translates to METEPDKSKGWGWWVLVLVIAVIVMAASCISLWRNIHLLSIFHGSQPGIHVVDKYGDALAVAMQFFDAQKSGKLVDNKINWRGDSALKDGSEVNLDLSKGMYDAGDLIKFGFPMAFTATMLSWAILEYGDNMERVKELENARGSLKWITDYLIAAHPSPNLLYVQVGDPELDHKCWQRPETMTEKRPVTQINMSHPGSDIAAETAAAMASASLVFRPVNSAYSAILLKHAKQLFTFADSYRGCYSTSIPRLQEYYNSSGYGDELLWAASWLYHATGEEFYLRYVAVEGSFYANWGVPTWFSWDDKLAGTQVLLSRVNFFGSRNIQGTENIALQLYRKSAEAVICGLLPNSSSSTIHRTEGGLIWVSEWNVLQYSVASAFLALVYSDYMLTSGTKSLYCDGDLYDPKDLHDFAVRQVDYILGSNPMKMSYLVGYGEHFPQYVHHRGASIPKDDESSCSDGFKWLNTRSPNPNVVTGALVGGPFLNDTYNDSRNNTMQCEPTTYNGALLVSLLSGLIASSSVVHSFL; encoded by the exons ATGGAGACCGAACCGGACAAGTCGAAAGGGTGGGGATGGTGGGTTCTAGTGCTGGTGATTGCTGTTATTGTAATGGCTGCTTCTTGCATCAGCCTGTGGAGAAATATTCATCTGTTGAGtatttttcatggatctcaGCCAGGGATTCATGTGGTGGATAAGTATGGGGACGCTCTTGCTGTTGCTATGCAGTTCTTCGATGCTCAGAAAT CTGGTAAGTTGGTGGACAACAAGATCAATTGGAGAGGAGACTCGGCCTTAAAAGATGGAAGTGAAGTGAATTTGGATCTAAGTAAAGGGATGTATGATGCTGGGGATCTCATTAAATTTGGGTTTCCGATGGCATTCACTGCCACAATGCTTTCATGGGCAATTCTTGAATATGGAGACAATATGGAGCGAGTGAAGGAACTGGAGAATGCACGAGGTTCCCTCAAATGGATCACTGATTATTTGATTGCTGCACATCCATCTCCCAATTTGCTCTACGTTCAG GTGGGAGACCCTGAATTAGACCATAAATGCTGGCAAAGACCCGAAACCATGACAGAAAAAAGGCCTGTCACTCAAATAAACATGTCGCACCCTGGATCGGACATTGCCGCAGAAACCGCTGCAGCAATGGCATCCGCCTCCTTAGTATTCCGGCCAGTCAACTCCGCTTACTCCGCTATACTCCTCAAGCATGCGAAACAGCTCTTCACGTTTGCAGATTCTTACAGAGGTTGCTACAGCACCAGTATCCCACGACTGCAGGAATACTATAATTCAAGTGGATATGGAGACGAGCTCTTGTGGGCGGCTTCTTGGCTGTATCATGCTACTGGGGAGGAATTTTATCTTCGATATGTGGCGGTTGAAGGGAGTTTTTACGCCAATTGGGGGGTGCCCACTTGGTTTTCTTGGGATGATAAACTTGCAGGGACTCAG GTTTTGCTATCCAGAGTGAATTTTTTTGGATCAAGAAACATCCAAGGAACAGAAAATATTGCTCTCCAACTGTATAGAAAATCAGCAGAGGCTGTTATCTGTGGGCTTCTGCCGAATTCTTCTTCATCAACAATTCATAGAACAGAAG GTGGGCTAATATGGGTGAGTGAATGGAACGTTCTGCAGTACTCTGTTGCATCAGCATTTCTTGCACTGGTTTATAGTGATTACATGCTCACCTCTGGCACGAAATCTCTATATTGTGATGGAGATCTCTATGATCCAAAGGACCTACATGATTTCGCGGTTAGGCAG GTGGATTACATATTAGGCAGCAATCCTATGAAGATGAGTTACTTAGTAGGGTATGGTGAACACTTCCCTCAATATGTACATCACAGGGGCGCCTCGATCCCAAAAGACGATGAATCTAGTTGCAGCGATGGGTTCAAGTGGCTGAACACGAGGAGCCCTAATCCGAACGTTGTGACTGGAGCACTAGTTGGAGGGCCGTTCCTAAACGACACCTACAATGACTCTCGGAACAACACAATGCAGTGCGAACCAACTACCTATAATGGTGCACTCCTTGTTAGTCTCCTTTCAGGGCTCATTGCCTCTTCTTCTGTAGTTCATTCCTTTTTGTGA
- the LOC140974223 gene encoding eukaryotic translation initiation factor 6-2 yields MATRLQYENNCEIGVFSKLTNAYCLVAIGGSENFYSTFEAELADVIPVVKSSIGGTRIIGRLCAGNKNGLLLPHTTTDQELQHLRNSLPDSVVVQRIEERLSALGNCIACNDHVALTHPDLDKETEEMIADVLGVEVFRQTIAGNILVGSFCAFSNRGGLVHPHTSIEDLDELSTLLQVPLVAGTVNRGSEVIAAGLTVNDWTAFCGSDTTATELSVIESVFKLREAQPSALVDEMRKSLIDTYV; encoded by the exons ATGGCAACAA GACTGCAATACGAAAATAATTGTGAGATTGGTGTTTTTTCCAAGTTGACCAATGCTTATTGCCTGGTCGCTATCGGTGGTTCTGAAAATTTCTACAG CACATTTGAGGCTGAGTTGGCTGATGTTATTCCTGTGGTTAAAAGTTCTATTGGGGGCACTAGAATAATTGGACGCCTTTGTGCTG GGAACAAGAATGGGTTGCTTTTGCCTCACACTACTACTGATCAAG AATTACAACATTTGAGGAACAGTCTGCCAGATTCGGTGGTTGTGCAGCGAATTGAGGAGAGACTATCTGCTCTGGGGAATTGCATTGCATGCAATGATCATGTTGCTCTTACACATCCTGATCTTGACAAG GAAACAGAGGAGATGATAGCTGATGTTCTCGGTGTAGAAGTTTTCCGACAAACAATTGCTGGCAACATACTTGTGGGCAGTTTCTGTGCATTTTCCAATAGAGGTGGCTTG GTCCATCCTCATACATCCATTGAAGATCTGGATGAACTTTCAACTCTTCTTCAAGTCCCTTTGGTTGCTGGAACCGTGAATCGTGGCAGTGAAGTGATTGCTGCTGGATTGACAGTAAATGATTGGACAGCATTCTGTGGATCAGACACGACTGCTACCGAGTTATCTGTCATTGAGAGTGTTTTCAAGTTAAGAGAGGCTCAACCTAGTGCCCTTGTCGATGAGATGAGAAAATCGTTGATTGATACATATGTTTGA
- the LOC140974226 gene encoding GDP-mannose 4,6 dehydratase 1: protein MATDSVSRSESADANGTDDLATPSPLPPQQTTLKIALITGITGQDGSYLTEFLLDKGYEVHGLIRRSSNFNTQRINHIYIDPHNAHKARMKLHYADLSDASSLRRWVDTILPDEVYNLAAQSHVAVSFEIPDYTADVVATGALRLLEAVRSHISSTGRSHIKYYQAGSSEMFGSTPPPQSESTPFHPRSPYAASKCAAHWYTVNYREAYGIFACNGILFNHESPRRGENFVTRKITRAVGRIKIGLQSKLFLGNLQASRDWGFAGDYVEAMWMMLQQEQPGDYVVATEESHTVEEFLIAAFGYVGLNWRDHVVIDKRYFRPTEVDNLKGDASKAKKLLGWKPNVGFEQLVKMMVDEDIELAKREKVLVDAGYMDAQQQP from the coding sequence ATGGCCACTGATTCCGTTTCCAGATCCGAATCCGCCGACGCCAATGGCACCGATGATCTCGCCACCCCATCCCCTCTGCCGCCGCAGCAAACCACCCTGAAGATTGCTCTGATCACCGGGATCACCGGCCAAGATGGCTCCTACCTCACCGAGTTCCTTCTGGATAAAGGGTACGAAGTTCACGGCCTCATCCGGCGATCCTCCAACTTCAACACGCAGCGGATCAACCACATCTACATCGACCCCCACAACGCCCACAAGGCCCGGATGAAGCTCCACTACGCCGATTTGAGCGACGCCTCCTCACTCCGCCGCTGGGTCGATACAATCCTCCCTGATGAAGTCTACAACCTTGCGGCGCAGTCCCACGTCGCCGTGTCCTTCGAGATCCCCGATTACACCGCCGACGTGGTTGCCACGGGTGCACTCCGCCTCCTGGAGGCTGTCCGCTCTCACATTTCCTCGACAGGTCGGTCGCATATCAAATACTACCAGGCGGGGTCGTCGGAGATGTTCGGATCCACTCCGCCACCGCAGTCCGAGTCCACCCCCTTCCACCCCCGTTCCCCATACGCCGCCTCCAAGTGCGCCGCTCATTGGTACACCGTCAATTACCGTGAGGCGTATGGCATCTTCGCCTGCAATGGTATCCTATTCAACCACGAGTCACCCCGAAGGGGTGAGAATTTCGTGACCCGTAAGATCACCCGAGCCGTCGGTCGAATCAAGATCGGGCTGCAGAGCAAACTATTCCTTGGTAATCTGCAGGCATCAAGGGACTGGGGATTCGCAGGAGACTATGTGGAAGCAATGTGGATGATGCTTCAACAGGAGCAGCCAGGGGACTATGTGGTGGCCACGGAGGAGTCTCACACGGTGGAGGAATTCTTGATAGCTGCATTTGGATATGTTGGATTGAATTGGAGAGATCATGTTGTGATCGATAAACGGTATTTTAGGCCTACAGAGGTGGATAATCTCAAAGGGGACGCGAGCAAGGCCAAGAAACTACTGGGTTGGAAGCCTAATGTTGGCTTCGAGCAGCTGGTGAAGATGATGGTAGACGAAGATATCGAATTGGCTAAGAGGGAAAAGGTACTTGTTGATGCTGGCTATATGGATGCCCAGCAGCAACcttga
- the LOC140972336 gene encoding NAC domain-containing protein 76-like isoform X1, whose product MDPSMEHNSRVPPGFRFHPTDEELVGYYLRKKVVGQKIDFDVIRDIDLYRIEPWDLQDKCRIGYEEHREWYFFSHKDKKYPTGTRTNRATMVGFWKATGRDKAVYDKSRLIGMRKTLVFYKGRAPNGHKTDWIMHEYRLESEENGLPQQEEGWVVCRAFKKRIITQTKGSILGWDSAYYYQDEPIGVSKIMSSIDQISKHTPLNSLAENLVFKQETDAAAETLNLVEYPDQFVQLPELDSPPLLTVKKPSSVTEIRASNEDDNGDYIKEYCKSKNVMDWRDLDRFVASQLSHGDAEYEGDRVSSFQDLLTCGEEGAKLNDAISSDICDIGICIFNK is encoded by the exons ATGGATCCGAGTATGGAGCATAATTCTCGTGTTCCGCCCGGGTTTCGGTTCCATCCGACGGATGAGGAGCTGGTCGGATACTATCTTAGGAAGAAGGTTGTTGGACAGAAGATAGATTTTGATGTTATAAGAGATATTGATCTGTATAGGATTGAACCATGGGATCTTCAAG ATAAATGTCGAATCGGGTACGAAGAGCATAGGGAGTGGTATTTCTTCAGTCACAAAGATAAGAAGTACCCAACTGGTACAAGGACTAACAGGGCCACGATGGTAGGGTTCTGGAAGGCCACCGGAAGAGATAAAGCAGTATATGATAAATCGAGACTTATCGGTATGAGGAAAACCCTAGTCTTCTACAAAGGAAGGGCACCAAATGGGCATAAAACTGACTGGATCATGCATGAGTACAGGCTTGAATCAGAAGAAAATGGTCTTCCTCAG CAGGAAGAAGGCTGGGTGGTTTGCCGGGCATTCAAAAAACGAATCATAACCCAAACGAAGGGCTCCATTTTAGGGTGGGACTCAGCCTACTATTATCAAGACGAACCCATTGGTGTAAGCAAAATAATGAGTTCCATCGATCAAATATCGAAACACACACCCTTAAACAGTCTAGCCGAAAACTTGGTCTTCAAACAAGAAACAGATGCTGCCGCTGAAACCCTAAATCTAGTGGAGTACCCCGATCAATTCGTGCAGCTTCCAGAGCTAGATTCTCCGCCCCTTCTCACGGTAAAAAAACCTAGCTCCGTAACAGAAATACGTGCTAGCAATGAGGATGATAATGGTGATTACATAAAGGAATACTGTAAATCAAAGAATGTAATGGATTGGAGAGATCTTGACAGATTTGTTGCCTCTCAGCTTAGCCACGGAGATGCTGAATATGAAGGTGACAGGGTTTCGAGCTTTCAGGATTTGCTCACTTGTGGGGAAGAAGGAGCAAAGTTGAATGATGCAATCTCGAGTGATATTTGTGATATTGGAATTTGCATATTCAATAAATGA
- the LOC140974220 gene encoding uncharacterized protein, whose translation MTNRKVDTVKTTTTPKRASPAVNKSAGRMQATPSSAGVRAESPPAKTADPKRASSGRTRKLKPKDGSPSIAPASVPQPSVEMVASSAEASQLTKVTKRVPKVVRKVVKKVVKKKIPVSARDTSGRVPEIRADEAAMIEETLKEKAFEGSNVADSVGHEPTIDESPLVSNIQGSALENKYTCNAGKHLNKEDMVGEPQNHLMQSTANLCVVEPIITGTMSVDGVEPTLSEAEDPEEEEEEQTETNNESMRKQDDAPLEEAGDEKIEGISDQEVHEEFGGEDFADDDEPENMSEAETLEEEQVELNVAAKERRARKEREIFVGGLDRDAVEDDIRKVFKYAGEVVEIRVHKDPATNKNKGFAFVQFATKGQASYALAEMKNPVIHGKRCGTASIEGDDTLFLGNICNTWTKEAINQKLKDYGVEGVENITMVADPRNEGLSRGFVFVEFSCHAEALLAYKRLQKSDVVFGHCERTVKVAFAEPQREPDPEVMAQVKSVFIDGLPPHWDEDRVSENFKVFGEITKILLARNMSTAKRKDFGFVDFNTHQEAVSCVEGVSKNGLNDGNLKVTVRARLSNPLPKMQAIKGGMCGGFRIGHGRGFVQAGQPFSRANFQYGGAFHPRGAGRGGRTGSFREHEFNVPQRPVHGRQNSGRGERWGFRGAYQRPEPARPYPGRLRHGDRGYGHYEPYHGPTYSFEEGYTRPFMGRHFDDSYPYDDVAHGIKRPYYMTDSDFAEPSRSRPRLDHSDHAVPHRGTRYQADGSFLPQNYYGSGYGGGAYSAFNRADHPYERDYYY comes from the exons ATGACAAATCGCAAAGTCGATACCGTCAAAACAACCACGACGCCGAAAAGGGCGTCACCGGCGGTGAATAAATCCGCCGGCAGGATGCAAGCGACACCGTCCTCTGCAGGAGTAAGAGCTGAGTCTCCTCCTGCAAAGACCGCCGATCCAAAGCGTGCTTCGTCCGGCCGAACGAGAAAACTCAAGCCTAAAGATGGTTCCCCCAGCATCGCCCCCGCTTCTGTGCCACAACCATCAG TTGAAATGGTGGCATCATCAGCTGAAGCCTCTCAGTTGACTAAGGTTACAAAACGTGTACCTAAAGTAGTGAGAAAGGTCGTAAAGAAAGTGGTAAAGAAGAAGATCCCTGTTTCAGCTAGGGATACTTCTGGGCGTGTCCCAGAAATAAGGGCTGATGAGGCGGCAATGATCGAAGAAACATTGAAAGAGAAAGCATTTGAGGGTTCCAATGTTGCAGATTCTGTTGGCCATGAACCTACGATAGATGAAAGCCCTTTGGTAAGCAATATCCAGGGGTCTGCATTGGAGAATAAATATACCTGTAATGCTGGAAAACACTTAAACAAGGAAGATATGGTGGGTGAACCACAGAATCACTTGATGCAAAGTACTGCAAACTTGTGTGTTGTAGAGCCTATCATTACCGGTACAATGTCTGTGGATGGTGTAGAGCCCACACTATCTGAGGCAGAAGATCCAGAGGAAGAGGAGGAAGAGCAGACAGAAACAAATAATGAGTCCATGAGGAAACAGGATGATGCTCCCCTTGAGGAAGCTGGTGATGAAAAGATTGAGGGGATCAGTGATCAAGAGGTTCATGAAGAATTTGGTGGGGAAGATTTTGCTGATGACGATGAACCGGAGAATATGTCAGAAGCTGAGACGttggaagaggaacaagtaGAGTTGAATGTTGCTGCAAAGGAGCGTAGAGCTAGGAAAGAGAGGGAGATATTTGTTGGTGGGTTAGACAGGGATGCTGTGGAAGACGATATTAGAAAGGTTTTCAAGTATGCTGGGGAGGTTGTTGAAATTCGCGTACACAAGGATCCTGCCACTAATAAAAATAAGGGCTTTGCTTTTGTTCAGTTTGCAACGAAGGGACAAGCTAGTTACGCATTGGCAGAAATGAAGAACCCTGTT ATACATGGAAAGCGATGTGGTACTGCTTCAATTGAGGGTGATGACACATTGTTTTTGGGTAACATATGCAACACATGGACTAAGGAAGCG ATTAACCAAAAGCTTAAGGATTATGGAGTTGAAGGtgttgaaaatattacaatGGTAGCAGATCCTCGAAATGAAGGGTTGAGCCGTGGTTTTGTATTCGTTGAGTTCTCTTGTCATGCTGAGGCTCTATTGGCATATAAAAGACTCCAAAAGTCCGATGTTGTATTTGGTCACTGTGAGAGGACTGTCAAAGTGGCTTTCGCTGAACCTCAGCGCGAGCCAGATCCTGAAGTCATGGCTCAGGTTAAGTCAGTGTTTATTGATGGGCTCCCACCACACTGGGATGAAGATCGTGTGAGTGAGAATTTCAAAGTTTTTGGGGAGATAACCAAAATTTTGCTGGCACGAAATATGTCAACTGCCAAGAGGAAGGATTTTGGGTTTGTTGATTTCAATACCCATCAGGAAGCTGTTTCTTGTGTTGAAGGTGTAAGCAAAAATGGACTGAATGATGGCAACTTGAAG GTTACAGTGCGAGCGAGACTTTCAAATCCTTTGCCAAAGATGCAGGCTATAAAAGGTGGAATGTGTGGAGGCTTTCGGATTGGTCATG GAAGGGGTTTTGTTCAAGCTGGCCAGCCTTTCAGCAGAGCAAACTTCCAATATGGCGGAGCTTTTCATCCTCGTGGCGCTGGACGTGGTGGCAGGACGGGCTCTTTCCGTGAACATGAATTTAATGTTCCACAACGACCTGTTCATGGAAGACAGAATTCTGGACGAG GGGAAAGATGGGGTTTCAGGGGTGCTTACCAACGCCCAGAGCCTGCAAGGCCTTACCCCGGCAGGTTGAGACACGGTGATAGAGGCTATGGTCATTATGAACCATACCATGGGCCAACATATTCTTTCGAGGAGGGATACACAAGGCCTTTCATGGGGAGGCATTTTGATGACTCATACCCATATGATGATGTTGCACATGGGATAAAGCGGCCCTATTACATGACG GATTCTGATTTTGCAGAACCCAGTAGAAGTCGACCTCGGCTAGATCATTCAGATCATGCTGTTCCACATCGTGGAACTAGATATCAAG CCGATGGCAGTTTCTTGCCGCAAAACTATTATGGGTCTGGG TACGGTGGTGGTGCTTATTCAGCATTTAATCGGGCTGATCATCCATATGAGCGTGATTATTACTATTAG